The genome window AAAAATTGCCGCTCTTGTCGTAACTCAACACCAACTGAAAACGCTACTTGGACTTGCTCAATCTATGGCGTAATACCATCTGACTTTATTAAAACTGGCTGTCCTGATAATTGGTTGCCAATATGACTGACATAATGTTAAATGTGAAATTGCCTATTTTTAAAAAGAAAGGTCACTCTTATGTGGCTAGTGAATATAAATTAAAAGTTAAAAGACTAGTAGAAGAAGCCACAGCTAAAGGTGAAAACTTTTATTTTACTGGAGAGCCTTGTAAGCATGGGCATGAGAACCCTAAACGTTATGTTAAAAATGGACATTGCTTAGAATGTGCTAAAATTAACAAACAAAAAAATAAAGGTAAATATAAAAATAAAGTTAAAGAATATTACAAAAATAATAAATTAAGACTAAGAGTGCAGACTTATGGGCTGACTGTAGATCAATTTGACAAATTATATGATGATCAAAAAGGTCAATGTGTTATTTGTTTAACTGACCTGTTAGAAGGCTCCAAAACTCATATTGATCATTGCAAAGAAACTAAAAAAGTGAGAGGAATTTTATGTAGAAATTGCAATGTAGCTATAGGTCACTTACGACATAATCCAGAGCTTTTACGTAAAGCAGCTTTGTATTGTGAGGATTGATGATAAATTTAAGATACTATCAAACTGAAGCATTAGACGCAATATATGATTATTTTGCTAAGGGAGGTAAAGGAAACCCGTTAATAGGATTACCAACAGGCACAGGCAAATCAATCATCCCTGCTGTATTTATAGAAAAAGTTTTAAAAAGATGGCCTGATCAAAGATTTTTAATGATAACTCACATTAAAGAATTGATAGATCAAAATGCAAAAGAACTTTTAAATGTGTGGCCCGATGCGCCAGTAGGTATCTATAGTGCTGGTTTAAAATTAAAACAATCTGCTCAGCCCATAGTCTTTGGC of Bacteroidota bacterium contains these proteins:
- a CDS encoding DEAD/DEAH box helicase family protein gives rise to the protein MINLRYYQTEALDAIYDYFAKGGKGNPLIGLPTGTGKSIIPAVFIEKVLKRWPDQRFLMITHIKELIDQNAKELLNVWPDAPVGIYSAGLKLKQSAQPIVFGGIQSMIKNPQLFGHRDVVFIDEAHLISDEESSQYQTFLGFMKLINPNLKVIGMSATLFRMSMGLITANGIFTDIVYDKTTLEGFNELLAAGFMAPL
- a CDS encoding endonuclease VII domain-containing protein, which encodes MTDIMLNVKLPIFKKKGHSYVASEYKLKVKRLVEEATAKGENFYFTGEPCKHGHENPKRYVKNGHCLECAKINKQKNKGKYKNKVKEYYKNNKLRLRVQTYGLTVDQFDKLYDDQKGQCVICLTDLLEGSKTHIDHCKETKKVRGILCRNCNVAIGHLRHNPELLRKAALYCED